The segment CCCGGGGGCCTCGCGGCGGCGGCTTCGGCGGCGCGGGAAGGGGCGGATGCCACCGCCCGCATCACCCGCGCCAAGGCCGGGCGGTCAAGCTATCTGGGGGCCGACAAGCTGGCGGGCCACAACGACCCCGGCGCCGAAGGCGTGGCACGGGTGTTCGAGGATCTGGCAAGAGCCGTCACCGCGCCAGCAGATACTCCCGCCTGACCACGTCATAGCCCTGCACCGCAAGGCCGTCGGCAAAGGCCGCCTGCATCGCCGCGCGCACCTCAAGCCGTGCCGCCAGCGCCGCCGCCGGATCGGCGGTCAGCAAGGCGCCGAAATCGGCGGGGATCGCGATGCGCAGGGCATCGGCAGGCGCGTCAGCCACGCCCCCCGCCGCCAGCGCCGCGACATGGGGGGCATCCAGCGCCCAGTCGGCCAGCAGCCGGTCCGACGGACTGCCGCTGTTGATGCCCGCCATCACGCCATAGTAATCCTGACAATAAACCGAGACCCGCGCCCCCAGACGCGCGATGTTCAGCGCGGCGTTGGCGTGGCGCAGCGGGTCGTAGGTCCAGCGCACGCAGGTGATGCCGCGCGCCAGACACCAGTCGCGCTGATACCATTTCAGCGCCGCCCCCAGCCCCTGCCCGCGCGCCTGCGGCAGAACCGCCAGCCGGTGCGAATGCTGCATCCCCGGCGTCGCGGTTGGGAAGCCGAACACATAGCCCAGCAACTGCCCGCCCTCGAACGCCCCCGCTGCAATCCCCCCTTCGGCCTGGACAACCATCATCAGGTCGGCCGGGTCTTCCTTGTCGCCCGCGCCCCAGACCGTGCATTGCAGCGCCTCGGCGGCGCGGAATTCGTCCATCCCCGCCAGATCGCGCAGAAGGGTCACGCGGCCACCTTCTCGCGGCTCAGCGTCATGCGGTCGAGGAAATCCCAGTCAAGGCTCACCCCGATGCCCGGGCCTTCCGGCACCGGCATGGAACCGTTCGACGCCTCCAGCCTTTCCACGATGATGTCGCGGGCGAAATAGCGGCTGGAACTGGAGGTGTCGCCCGGCTTGGTGAAATTGGCGAGCGTTGACAGGTGGATGTTGTGCGCCCGCCCGATGCCCGATTCGAGCATCCCCCCGCACCACACCGGCACGTTGAAGGCGGCGCAGAGGTCATGGATGCGCAGGCTTTCCAGATATCCGCCCGACCGCCCGACCTTGATGTTGATCACCCGCGTCGCATCGGTCTGCAACGCCTTGCGCGCGTCCGCCGCCGAGCGGATGCTTTCATCCAGACAGACCGGCGTGGCGATGCGGGCCTGCAGCGTGGCGTGGTCGTGGATGTCATCCCAGGCCAGCGGCTGCTCGATGTAGTCCAGAGCGAAATCGTCCAGCCGCCGCAGCACCGCCATGTCGGCCAGCGTATAGGCGCTGTTGGCATCGACGCTCAGGTGAATGTCGGGGAACGCATTCCGCACCGCAGCCAGCAGACCGAGGTCATGCCCCGGCATGATCTTCAGCTTGATCCGCTTGTAGCCCTGATCGTGATGCGCGCGCACCCGGTCCACCGTGCCGGGCACCGGCCCGATGCCCAGCGACACGCCGACATCGACCGCCGTGCCGGTGCCGCCCAGCAGGGTTTTCAGCGGCAGGTTCAAGGACTTGGCCCACAGGTCCCAGAACGCCATCTCGACCGTGGCCTTGATCATCTGGTGCCCGCGCCAGGGCAGCAGCAGCTTTTCCAGCGCGGCGGGGTTCTCGAAACTGGCGCCCACGATGCGCGGCAGCAGAACCTCGCGCAACAGCGCCAGCGCGCCGGGAATGGTTTCGTCCAGATAGTCGGGCAGCGGGTCCATCACCCCTTCGGCATAGCCCTCCAGCCCGCCCGAGCGCAGGATCAGCAGCGGAAACAGCTTTTCCGTCATCGTTCCGGTGGAAATGGTAAAGGGCGTCAGCAGCGGCAGGCGCACCAGCCGCAGTTCGGCGCTGTCGATATGAAGGGGGGCGTGGGTCATGGCGGCTCCTTTTCGGGCGGCATGGCGAAACTCTAGGCTTCTAATAGTTTTCTTGCAAGATTGACGGTTGGAAAGTTTTCTGACACGCTTTCCCGATCAGCCAGGGGAGACGGCATGGGGCGAGTCGACGGGCAGCAAGCGGCGGAACCATCAGACCTCGCGCAGCGGCTGTCTGCCAGCATGACCACCGCCACCCGCACCGAGCGCGCGATTGCCGGCTACATGCTGACCAACCTGAAAAGCCTGCCGTTCGAAACCGCGGCTTCCGTGGCGCAGAAGATCGGCGTTTCCGAGGCGTCGATCGGGCGCTACTGCCGCGCCATCGGCCTTGCCCATTTCAAGGATCTGAAATCGCGGTTGCAGGATGATCTGGGCGACAAGGCCTGGCTGATCGGCGACCGGCTGCGCGACTTCCACGCCCGGTCGCGCAATGGCGATGCCGAGGCGGCGCGGGCGCTGGAACTGGAGCTGGCGGCGATTGTCGCGGTGCATGACATGGCAGCGGGGCCCGAGTTTGCCCGCACCGTGGCGCGGCTGGCCGCCTGCCCCGCCGTGCATGTCGCGGGCTTCCAGACCGAACGCTGCCATGCGATGCAGCTTGCCAACGGGCTGCACTACCTGCGTCCCGGCGTGCATCTGGCCGACCTTGCGGGCGGCAACTTTGCCGAGATCCTGCTGGCCGACCCGGCCAAGACCTGCCTCGTGCTGATCGACGGGCGGCGCTATTCGCGGCTGACGTGGAAACTGGCGGTCGATGCGCGCGGCCTTGGCATTCCGGTCACGCTGATCACCGACCCCTATTGCGACTGGGGGCGCGGCGTGGCGACCGAGATGTTCGCGGTGCCGACCGACCTCAACCATTTCTGGGATGCCACATCGGCCATGGCCAGTCTGATCGGGCTGATGGTCAACGGCGTCTTCAACCAGCTTGGCGCCGGGGTCGAGGCCCGCATGGCGCGCGTCTCGTCGCTTTATGGCGACTTCATCGGCCACACCGGCGACCCAAGAACCACAAGAAAACAAACCACCCCAACAGGAGCGACCCCATGACCTTTTCCCTGCACCGCAAGCTATTGGCCGCCAGCGTCAGCCTGACCGCGCTTCTGGCGCTGAACCCCGCCTGGGCACAGGAGGCGGTGATCGTGCTGCCGTCCTCCGAGGTCGGGGTTCCGACCTACAACGTGGTGGCGGCATCGAACACCAACACCGGCTCGACGCTGATCTACGATACGCTGGTGTTGCAGGATGCCGACCAGTCCTATGCGCCCGGCCTTGCCGAAAGCTGGGAAGAGGCGGCAGACGGCATGGCCTGGACCTTCAAGCTGAAATCCGGCGTCAGCTTCCACAACGGCGAGCCGCTTAACGCCGCTGCCGTGGCGGAATGGCTGGGCTTCTATGCCAGCACCGACAACAGCTACATGACGCAAAGCATCGAGAAGATCGAGGCGGTGGATGATGCCACGGTCAAGCTGACGATGAAATTCCCCGACCCGAACCTGCTTTACAACCTGTCGAGCAGCTTCATGGGCGTGGTGGAACCCAAGGCCTACAAGGAACTGGGCGAGGATTACGGCGTGACCGAAGCCGTCGGCACCGGCCCGTTCAAGATGGAAAGCTTCACCATCGGCACCGAAACCGTGCTGGTGCGCAACGACGATTACACCTGGGGCCCGTCGCTGGCGGTCAACAAGGGCCCGGCCAAGATCGAACGCCTGACCCTGCGCGAGATTGCCGAGGACAGCACCGCCTTCCTGGAACTGAAAACCGGCGGCGTCGACATGCTGATGAGCGTGCCGACCGACTTCCTCGGCGAACTCGCCAAGGAACCCAACATCGCCACCCTTACCCTGCCGGGGCTGGAGGTGGTCTACATGCCGTTCAACGTGACCAAGGAACCCTTCACCGACATCAAGGTGCGCCAGGCCGCGGCGCTGGCGGTCAACCAGCAGGAAATCCTTGAATCGGTCTATGGCAACGTGGGCTCGGTGGCCGACACTTTCCTGATTTCCTCGCTGCCCGAAGGCGATGTCGCGCCGGAATACAAGATCAGCTATGACCCGGCAAAGGCCAACGCCCTGCTCGACGAGGCGGGCTGGATGATGGGCCCCGACGGCGTGCGCGCCAAGGACGGCACGCCGCTGTCCATCACGCTCTGGACGCAAAGCGACAGCATCTTCCGCCGCCTGACCGAAGTCATTCAGGCCGAACTGAAGGCGGTGGGCATCGCGTCCGAAATCACCACCTTCGACAGTTCCACCATCCGCGACCAGTACAAGACCGGCGAACAGCAGGCCGCCGTGCGGTCGTATTTCTGGAACAATGCCGACATCGTGGACTGGTTCTTCGGCGCCGACCGGCTGGGCTATCCCAACGTGTCGATGTTCAACGACCCCAAGGCCGAGGAACTGCGCGCCAAGGCCATGACCGGCTCGAAGAACCAGGAAGAGCGCATCGCCAACTTCGTCGCCTATCATGAATACGTGCTGTCGCAATTCCCGATGGCGCCGATCTACCAGCCGGTGCAGAACATCGGCTACAACAAGGATCGCCTGAAGCTGCCCGAAACCATCCGCTCGCCGCAGTTCCAGGGGCTTGCGATCCTGGAAATGGAAGTGATCGAGTGATCTGAAGCCAGGCGGGGAAAACCGATGATCGGCTACGTGCTCAGGCGGCTCTTGCTGCTGATCCCGGTGTTCCTCGCCGTGTCGCTGATCATTTTCGCGATCATCCACCTGATTCCGGGTGATCCGATCGACAGCCTGATCAAGGTCGGCTCCGGCCCCGAACAGCGCGCGGTGATCGCCGCGCGCTACGGGCTGGACCGGTCCTTGCCGGAACAGTATTTCATCTGGCTGGGCAAGCTTCTGACCGGCGATCTTGGCACCGCCATCGTCGGGCGCCGCCCGGTGATCGACCTGATCGCGCAGGCCCTGCCGCATTCGCTGGCGCTGGGCGGGTTTGCGCTGCTGTTTTCCACCGTGATGGGCATATTTCTGGGCGTCGTGGCGGCGCTGAACCGCGAGAAGCTGGCCGATCAGGTGATCATGGGCGGCGTGCTGCTGGGTTCCACCCTGCCCGGCTTCTGGCTGGGGCTTCTGCTGATCCTGGCCTTTTCGGTGCATTTCCAGTGGTTTCCGGTGTCCGGCGCGCGCGGCTGGTCGTCGCTGGTGCTGCCGGTGCTGACCATCGGCCTTGGCGGCACCGCGCTGGTCGCCCGCGTCACCCGCGTCGCGATGATCGAGGCCGGGCAGCGCGATTTCGTGCTGCTCCTGCACGCCAAGGGGATGCACCCGCTGCGCATCCAGCTTGCCCATGTGCTGCGCCACGCCCTGATCCCGGTGGTGACGATTCTGGCGCTCCGCATCGGCTGGGTGCTGGGCGGCGCCGTCACGGTCGAGGTGGTGTTCGCCCGCCCCGGCCTTGGCACGCTGCTGATCAAGGCCCTGAACCAGCATGATTATCCTGTGGTGCAGGCGTGCCTCCTGATGCTCGCCATGGCCGTCATGCTGGGCACCCTGCTGGGCGACATATTGCAGGCCGTGATGGACCCGCGCGTTCGGGCGGCGCTGAAATGACCGCCACGCCGCACGGCGCGCTGCGCCGCACCATCGCCACGCCGAAGGGCGCGATTGCCGGGCTGTGGCTCGCAGGCCTCGTGCTGATGGCGATTTTTGCGCCGCTGCTGACGCCCTACGACTACGACGTGCAGAACCTGAAGGGCGCGTTCCAGCCGCCCTCGGCCCAGCACTGGCTCGGCACCGACGAATTCGGCCGCGATCTTCTGACCCGCATCATGCACGGCGCGCGCACCTCGCTGTCGGTTTCGTCCATCGCCATCGGCATCTCGGTCACGGTCGGCATGATGCTGGGGGCGGCGGCGGGGTATTTCGGCGGGCGCTTCGACCGGGCGGTGACGGTGGTGGTGGACCTCACATGGTCCTTCCCCGAAATCCTCGTCGCGCTGATCCTGGTGGCGATCATCGGCCCCGGCATCACCGGCACCATGGCGGCCATCGGGGTGGCCTATCTGGCGCAGTTCACCCGCCTGACCCGCGCGCAGATCATGGCGATCAAGGGCGAAACCTACATCGAGGCTGCCCGCAGCCTTGGCGGCTCCAACATCCACATCGTGTTCCGCCACCTGATCCCCAACGCGCTGGCGCCGGTGCTGGTCAGCGCCATGCTCGCCACCGGCGACGCGATCATCCTTGAGGCGACCCTGGGCTTCTTCGGCCTTGGCGCGCAGCCGCCCACGCCAAGCTGGGGCGCCATGATGTCCTCTGGCACGGCACTCCTGTTCAAGGCGCCGTGGATCATCCTGTTTCCCGGCCTTGCCGTCGCGATCACCGTGGTGATGATCAACCTCTTTGGCGATGCCCTGATCCGCGCGCTCGACATCCGCGCCCGACTGAGGGAGGCATGATGCTGCTGGAAGTCGAAGCCCTGTCGGTCGCCATCGAACGCGTCCAGCCGCTGGACCGCATCGGCTTTGCGGTGGACCGGGGCCAGATTCTGGGGCTGGTGGGCGAATCCGGATCGGGCAAGTCGCTGACCGCGCTGGCGATCACCGGCCTTCTGCCGCTGATCGGCGGGCGCATCACCGCAGGCCGAGTGCTGTTCGACGGCACCGATCTGGCACAACTGCCCGAGGCGCGCCTGCGCGCCCTGCGCGGCCGCCGCATCGCCTTCATCACCCAGAACCCGATGACCGCACTCGACCCGGTGCAGCGCATCGGCGAACAGATCGACGTGGTGTCGCGCCTGCACCTGTCGCTGAACCGCGCCGACGCCCGCGCGCGCAGCATCGACCTTCTGACGCAACTCCGCATCCCCGAGGCGGCGGCGATCTGCGACGCCTACCCCCATCAGCTTTCGGGCGGCATGAAGCAGCGCATCGTCATCGCCATGGCGCTGGCGGGCAAGCCCGACCTGATCGTGGCCGACGAGCCGACCACCGCGCTTGATGTCACGGTGCAGGCGCAGATCGTGCACATCCTTGCCACGCTGGTGCGCGAACAGGGGCTGGCGCTGATCCTGATCACGCATGACATGGGGGTGGTGGCGCAGGTCTGCGACTCCGTCGCGGTGCTCTATGCCGGCCGTCTGGCCGAGGCGCGCCCCGTCCGCCCGCTGTTCGCGCAGCCTTCCCATCCCTACACCGCCGCGCTGATCGACTGCATCCCGCGCGAGGGCATGGCCCCCGGCGCGCTGACCGGCATCCCAGGTGCTGTGCCCGGCGTGGCGCGCTACCCCGAAGGCTGCCGCTTCCACCCCCGCTGCCCCGCCTGCCGACCCCGCTGCCAGACCGAGGTGCCGCTGCCGCGCCCGCTCGGCGATGGCGTGGTGGCCTGCCATTTCCCGCTGGGGGGCGCCGATGCCTGAACCCCTTCTGACCCTGACCGATCTTTCCCGCCGCTTCACCAGCCCCGGCGGCTGGCTGTCGAAACCGCGCAGCATGATGGCGGTGCGCGGCGTGTCGCTGTCCATCCCGCGCGGCGCGGTGGTCGGCGTGGTGGGCGAAAGCGGCTGCGGCAAGTCCACCCTCGCCCGGCTGGTGCTGCGCCTGCTGGAACCGACCGGCGGCTCTGTGCGCTTCGACGGCACCGACCTTGCTGCGCTGAAGCCGCGCGACCTGCGCCGCCTGCGCCGCCGGATGGGCATGGTGTTCCAGGACCCCTACTCCTCGCTTGACCCGCGCTACAGCATCGCCGAGGTGCTGGCCGAAGCCTTCGTGGTGCAGGGCGAACCGCTGCCGAAGGGCCATGTCGCCGCACTGCTCGATCAGGTCGGCCTGTCCTCCGCCTTCGCCACCAGCTACCCGCACCAGCTTTCTGGCGGCCAGCGGCAGCGCGTCGGTATCGCCCGCGCATTGGCTCTGCATCCCGATTTCGTGGTGCTGGACGAGCCGACCGCCTCGCTCGACGTGTCGATCCAGGCGCAGATCGTAGCCCTGTTGCAGGACCTTCAGGCGCGGCTGGGGCTGACCTACCTGTTCATCAGCCATGACCTCGGCCTTGTCCGTTACTTCTGCGACCGGATCGTGGTGATGTATCTGGGCTCGGTGGTCGAAGACCTGCCCGACCCGCAGGCCGCCCCGCGCCACCCCTACACCGCCGCGCTGATGGCCAGCAACTTCACCCCCGACCCGCTGCACCGCAAGGAGCTTTCGAACCTGACGGGCGAGATTCCCTCGGCCTTCGCCCTGCCCCCCGGTTGCGCCTTCGCCGCCCGCTGCCCGCGCGCCACCGAGCAATGCCGCGCGAGCGTGCCACCCCTGACCACCGACGCAGGCGGCCATTCCGCAGCCTGCTTTCACCCGATCTGACTCCCGGAGCCCCCATGACCCGCCACGTTCTGACCGCCGAATTCCTGCACGAAAGCAACACCTTCAAGCAAGGCTCCACCGACCTGCCCGCCTTCCGTACCCAGATGCTTGCCGAAGGCGCCGAGGCCATCGCCGCCCGCGGTGCCGCCAATACCGAGCTTGGCGGCTTCATGGATGCGGCGGCCGAGGCGGGCTGGCGGATGACCCATGTCATCTCCGCCCATGCCGAACCGGGGGCCAAGGTGGCGCGCGCGGCCTATGACCTGATCGCGGGCAGGATCTGCGACGCGGTGGCGGCCCAGAAAGACAGCCTCGACGGCATCCTGCTGGGCCTCCACGGCGCGATGGTCCCTGATTTCTGCGAGGATGGCGAGGGCGAGCTTTTGTCGCGCATCCGCGCCATCACCGGGCCCGACCTGCCGATCGCCATCACACTGGACCTGCACGCCAACGCCACGCCGCAGATGGCGGCGCTTGCCGACATCATCGTGTCCTACAAGACATACCCGCACATCGACATGCGCGCCCGCGGCCTTCAGGCCGGCCGCCTGCTCGATGCCGCCATGTCGGGCAAGACCGCCCCCGCCACCCTGCGCGCGCACCGCCCGATGCTTGATGAAACCAATGGCGGGCGCACCGACAGGGGGCCGATGCTGCCGGTTTACGCCCGCGCGCTGGCGGCAGAAAGCGAGCCCGGCATCCTCGCCGTGTCGATCAACGCGGGCTTCGGCGATGCCGACATCCGCGATGTCGGCCCCAGCGTGCTGGTGACGCATGACCGCAAGGTGCCGGGGGCCGCGACGCGTGCCCGCGAACTGGCCGAGAGCCTCGCCGATGCGGTCTGGGACATGCGCTTCACCTCGGAAAACACTTTCCTCGACGTGGCCGAGGCCGCCGCGATGGGCAAGGCGTTCGATGCCGCAAACGGCCCGCTGATCATCGCAGACTATGCCGACAACCCCGGATCGGGCGCCTATGGGGATGCGACCAACCTGCTGGCCGCGATGCTGGATGCGGGACTGACCAATGCCACCTTCGCCCCGGTGATCGACCCCGAAGCCGCCGCGATCCTGACCACGCACAAGCCCGGCGACGAAGTGACGCTCGCCCTTGGCGGCAAGGTCGATCCCAGCTTCGGCGGCGGCCCGCTGACCCTGACCGGCACGGTGATGCATGTCTCGGACGGCGCGCTGACCGGAGACGGGCCGATGATCGGCGGGCTGCACTTCACCTTCGGCCCCACGGCGGTGCTGCGGGTGGCGGGCATCGACATCCTGGTGGTGACCGAGCGCGGCCAGATGCTCGACCAGCAGCAGTTCAAGGCTTTCGGCATCCAGCCCGCCGAAAAGACCGTGGTGGCGCTGAAATCGATGCAGCATTT is part of the Paracoccaceae bacterium Fryx2 genome and harbors:
- a CDS encoding M81 family metallopeptidase; this encodes MTRHVLTAEFLHESNTFKQGSTDLPAFRTQMLAEGAEAIAARGAANTELGGFMDAAAEAGWRMTHVISAHAEPGAKVARAAYDLIAGRICDAVAAQKDSLDGILLGLHGAMVPDFCEDGEGELLSRIRAITGPDLPIAITLDLHANATPQMAALADIIVSYKTYPHIDMRARGLQAGRLLDAAMSGKTAPATLRAHRPMLDETNGGRTDRGPMLPVYARALAAESEPGILAVSINAGFGDADIRDVGPSVLVTHDRKVPGAATRARELAESLADAVWDMRFTSENTFLDVAEAAAMGKAFDAANGPLIIADYADNPGSGAYGDATNLLAAMLDAGLTNATFAPVIDPEAAAILTTHKPGDEVTLALGGKVDPSFGGGPLTLTGTVMHVSDGALTGDGPMIGGLHFTFGPTAVLRVAGIDILVVTERGQMLDQQQFKAFGIQPAEKTVVALKSMQHFRAAFEPIAGKVIVCDSGALSTPQAHRRPYRNVPRPIFPLDRDMVL
- the menC gene encoding o-succinylbenzoate synthase, which gives rise to MTHAPLHIDSAELRLVRLPLLTPFTISTGTMTEKLFPLLILRSGGLEGYAEGVMDPLPDYLDETIPGALALLREVLLPRIVGASFENPAALEKLLLPWRGHQMIKATVEMAFWDLWAKSLNLPLKTLLGGTGTAVDVGVSLGIGPVPGTVDRVRAHHDQGYKRIKLKIMPGHDLGLLAAVRNAFPDIHLSVDANSAYTLADMAVLRRLDDFALDYIEQPLAWDDIHDHATLQARIATPVCLDESIRSAADARKALQTDATRVINIKVGRSGGYLESLRIHDLCAAFNVPVWCGGMLESGIGRAHNIHLSTLANFTKPGDTSSSSRYFARDIIVERLEASNGSMPVPEGPGIGVSLDWDFLDRMTLSREKVAA
- a CDS encoding ABC transporter permease, which codes for MTATPHGALRRTIATPKGAIAGLWLAGLVLMAIFAPLLTPYDYDVQNLKGAFQPPSAQHWLGTDEFGRDLLTRIMHGARTSLSVSSIAIGISVTVGMMLGAAAGYFGGRFDRAVTVVVDLTWSFPEILVALILVAIIGPGITGTMAAIGVAYLAQFTRLTRAQIMAIKGETYIEAARSLGGSNIHIVFRHLIPNALAPVLVSAMLATGDAIILEATLGFFGLGAQPPTPSWGAMMSSGTALLFKAPWIILFPGLAVAITVVMINLFGDALIRALDIRARLREA
- a CDS encoding ABC transporter substrate-binding protein, whose amino-acid sequence is MTFSLHRKLLAASVSLTALLALNPAWAQEAVIVLPSSEVGVPTYNVVAASNTNTGSTLIYDTLVLQDADQSYAPGLAESWEEAADGMAWTFKLKSGVSFHNGEPLNAAAVAEWLGFYASTDNSYMTQSIEKIEAVDDATVKLTMKFPDPNLLYNLSSSFMGVVEPKAYKELGEDYGVTEAVGTGPFKMESFTIGTETVLVRNDDYTWGPSLAVNKGPAKIERLTLREIAEDSTAFLELKTGGVDMLMSVPTDFLGELAKEPNIATLTLPGLEVVYMPFNVTKEPFTDIKVRQAAALAVNQQEILESVYGNVGSVADTFLISSLPEGDVAPEYKISYDPAKANALLDEAGWMMGPDGVRAKDGTPLSITLWTQSDSIFRRLTEVIQAELKAVGIASEITTFDSSTIRDQYKTGEQQAAVRSYFWNNADIVDWFFGADRLGYPNVSMFNDPKAEELRAKAMTGSKNQEERIANFVAYHEYVLSQFPMAPIYQPVQNIGYNKDRLKLPETIRSPQFQGLAILEMEVIE
- a CDS encoding ABC transporter permease, coding for MIGYVLRRLLLLIPVFLAVSLIIFAIIHLIPGDPIDSLIKVGSGPEQRAVIAARYGLDRSLPEQYFIWLGKLLTGDLGTAIVGRRPVIDLIAQALPHSLALGGFALLFSTVMGIFLGVVAALNREKLADQVIMGGVLLGSTLPGFWLGLLLILAFSVHFQWFPVSGARGWSSLVLPVLTIGLGGTALVARVTRVAMIEAGQRDFVLLLHAKGMHPLRIQLAHVLRHALIPVVTILALRIGWVLGGAVTVEVVFARPGLGTLLIKALNQHDYPVVQACLLMLAMAVMLGTLLGDILQAVMDPRVRAALK
- a CDS encoding MurR/RpiR family transcriptional regulator, coding for MGRVDGQQAAEPSDLAQRLSASMTTATRTERAIAGYMLTNLKSLPFETAASVAQKIGVSEASIGRYCRAIGLAHFKDLKSRLQDDLGDKAWLIGDRLRDFHARSRNGDAEAARALELELAAIVAVHDMAAGPEFARTVARLAACPAVHVAGFQTERCHAMQLANGLHYLRPGVHLADLAGGNFAEILLADPAKTCLVLIDGRRYSRLTWKLAVDARGLGIPVTLITDPYCDWGRGVATEMFAVPTDLNHFWDATSAMASLIGLMVNGVFNQLGAGVEARMARVSSLYGDFIGHTGDPRTTRKQTTPTGATP
- a CDS encoding GNAT family N-acetyltransferase; amino-acid sequence: MTLLRDLAGMDEFRAAEALQCTVWGAGDKEDPADLMMVVQAEGGIAAGAFEGGQLLGYVFGFPTATPGMQHSHRLAVLPQARGQGLGAALKWYQRDWCLARGITCVRWTYDPLRHANAALNIARLGARVSVYCQDYYGVMAGINSGSPSDRLLADWALDAPHVAALAAGGVADAPADALRIAIPADFGALLTADPAAALAARLEVRAAMQAAFADGLAVQGYDVVRREYLLAR
- a CDS encoding ABC transporter ATP-binding protein, whose product is MPEPLLTLTDLSRRFTSPGGWLSKPRSMMAVRGVSLSIPRGAVVGVVGESGCGKSTLARLVLRLLEPTGGSVRFDGTDLAALKPRDLRRLRRRMGMVFQDPYSSLDPRYSIAEVLAEAFVVQGEPLPKGHVAALLDQVGLSSAFATSYPHQLSGGQRQRVGIARALALHPDFVVLDEPTASLDVSIQAQIVALLQDLQARLGLTYLFISHDLGLVRYFCDRIVVMYLGSVVEDLPDPQAAPRHPYTAALMASNFTPDPLHRKELSNLTGEIPSAFALPPGCAFAARCPRATEQCRASVPPLTTDAGGHSAACFHPI
- a CDS encoding ABC transporter ATP-binding protein, which translates into the protein MMLLEVEALSVAIERVQPLDRIGFAVDRGQILGLVGESGSGKSLTALAITGLLPLIGGRITAGRVLFDGTDLAQLPEARLRALRGRRIAFITQNPMTALDPVQRIGEQIDVVSRLHLSLNRADARARSIDLLTQLRIPEAAAICDAYPHQLSGGMKQRIVIAMALAGKPDLIVADEPTTALDVTVQAQIVHILATLVREQGLALILITHDMGVVAQVCDSVAVLYAGRLAEARPVRPLFAQPSHPYTAALIDCIPREGMAPGALTGIPGAVPGVARYPEGCRFHPRCPACRPRCQTEVPLPRPLGDGVVACHFPLGGADA